The Deinococcus roseus genome contains a region encoding:
- the guaB gene encoding IMP dehydrogenase codes for MSDAFQYKFGKEGITYDDVLLVPRYSEVLPNQVSVKSRLTKNITLNIPLISAAMDTVTETQMAVALAREGGIGVIHKNMPIHDQAEMVRKVKRSEAGMITDPITLPITATVGDAEKLMGEYRISGVPIVEEGGKLIGIITNRDMRFVTDYSIPVSDVMTRENLVTVPVGTTLEQAEQIFKQHRIEKLLVVDENFKLTGLITIKDIMKKIKYPNAAKDKYGRLLVAAAIGVSADVEERAAALVAAGADVLVLDSAHGHSKGIIDVLKMIKGRFQVDVIAGNVATAEGTLDLIEAGADGVKVGIGPGSICTTRVVTGVGVPQVSAVFEAAQAAEAHGVPIIADGGIKQTGDVPKAIVAGANVVMMGSMLAGTDEAPGELILREGRRFKTYRGMGSEGAMNKGSSDRYFQSGTKKFVPEGIEGIVAYKGSAGEVIYQVVGGLRAAMGYCGAADIEGLRKDAQFVRITMAGLIESHPHDVTITKESPNYSR; via the coding sequence ATGAGTGACGCGTTCCAGTACAAGTTCGGCAAAGAAGGCATCACCTACGACGACGTTTTGCTCGTTCCCAGGTACTCTGAAGTACTTCCCAATCAGGTGAGTGTCAAATCCCGGCTCACCAAAAACATCACCCTCAACATCCCCCTGATCAGCGCAGCCATGGACACGGTCACCGAGACCCAGATGGCTGTGGCCCTCGCCCGTGAAGGGGGCATTGGCGTGATCCACAAGAACATGCCCATCCACGACCAGGCCGAGATGGTGCGCAAGGTCAAACGCTCTGAGGCGGGCATGATCACCGACCCCATCACCCTGCCCATCACCGCCACGGTGGGAGATGCAGAAAAACTGATGGGCGAATACCGCATCTCTGGTGTGCCCATTGTGGAAGAGGGCGGAAAACTCATCGGGATCATCACCAACCGGGACATGCGTTTTGTCACGGATTACAGCATTCCCGTGTCAGATGTGATGACCAGAGAGAACCTGGTCACTGTTCCGGTGGGCACCACCCTGGAGCAGGCAGAGCAGATCTTCAAGCAGCACCGCATTGAGAAACTGCTGGTGGTGGACGAGAACTTCAAACTGACCGGCCTGATCACCATCAAAGACATCATGAAGAAGATCAAGTACCCCAATGCAGCCAAAGACAAATATGGCCGTCTGCTGGTGGCTGCAGCCATCGGGGTCAGTGCAGATGTGGAAGAACGCGCCGCTGCACTGGTGGCCGCTGGTGCAGACGTGCTGGTGCTGGACAGCGCACACGGCCATTCCAAAGGCATCATCGATGTGCTGAAGATGATCAAGGGCCGCTTCCAGGTGGATGTCATTGCCGGAAATGTCGCCACTGCAGAAGGCACCCTGGACCTGATTGAGGCTGGAGCCGATGGCGTGAAAGTCGGGATTGGCCCCGGAAGCATCTGCACCACCCGTGTGGTGACGGGTGTGGGGGTTCCCCAGGTCAGCGCTGTGTTCGAGGCTGCACAGGCAGCAGAAGCCCACGGCGTTCCCATCATTGCAGACGGAGGCATCAAACAGACCGGGGATGTGCCCAAGGCCATCGTGGCCGGAGCCAACGTGGTGATGATGGGCAGCATGCTCGCAGGCACCGACGAAGCCCCCGGCGAACTGATCCTGCGGGAAGGCCGCCGCTTCAAAACCTACCGCGGCATGGGCAGCGAAGGGGCCATGAACAAGGGCTCCAGCGACCGTTACTTCCAGTCTGGTACCAAAAAATTCGTTCCCGAGGGCATCGAAGGCATTGTGGCCTACAAGGGCTCTGCCGGAGAGGTCATCTATCAGGTGGTCGGGGGCCTGCGTGCAGCCATGGGTTACTGTGGGGCAGCAGACATTGAGGGCCTCAGAAAAGACGCCCAGTTCGTGCGCATCACCATGGCGGGCCTGATCGAGTCCCACCCACACGACGTGACCATCACCAAGGAATCACCGAATTACAGCAGGTGA
- a CDS encoding protein kinase domain-containing protein, with protein MNICPLCGTPNDPHAVTCISCGAQLENTLPRIEKYDLQRVLGSGGFGITYLATDRNTGRKGVLKEFFPSGSVRNRDGSVELPQGYDIDEVLQEARVLARFKHESINMCYTAERLNRTAYLFLEFVEGKDLISVYHSGILTPGLVKSILLDLLHALDYVHSQGFLHLDLKPENILLSDGRPVLIDFGSAVLHGAQSSRIVTQGYSAPEQYSKGMTLGSHTDFYALGGVVFYLLTGRIPPSALVRMSGEDQDSEDLVRQLPQDTPEELRQVVGRCMALSIPKRPATASELLQIFGVQSKLQPASRPSTENQSREDEAFKFALKAEEQQDFKEAAKRYEAAARKGHLESAYRLGRLYHLGKGVPQDFYEEFHWMGEAASRGHALAQCQMGWLCFYGCGTFRSIKQSLAWFTRAAEQGNLEALTWLGKLHILGRGVPKDEDQGFKWIKQAALKEHPEAEFQMGMAYLNGISVNRHPSRALYWFERAMEHGHLEALYQLGKMYRTGEAGVTDLIRSREFFLRAFVGGFLEAEKEL; from the coding sequence ATGAACATTTGCCCTTTGTGTGGTACCCCCAATGATCCCCATGCTGTCACTTGCATCAGTTGTGGCGCGCAACTGGAAAACACCCTGCCACGCATTGAGAAATACGATTTGCAGCGGGTGCTGGGCAGTGGTGGATTTGGCATCACCTATCTGGCCACAGACCGCAACACAGGCCGAAAAGGGGTTTTAAAGGAGTTTTTCCCGTCTGGTTCTGTGCGCAATCGGGATGGTTCTGTGGAGCTTCCTCAGGGATATGACATTGATGAGGTGCTTCAGGAGGCCCGTGTGCTGGCCCGCTTCAAGCATGAATCCATCAACATGTGTTACACCGCGGAGCGCCTGAACAGGACCGCTTACCTGTTTCTGGAATTTGTGGAAGGCAAAGACCTGATTTCGGTGTACCATTCGGGCATTTTGACGCCTGGGCTGGTCAAGAGCATTTTGCTGGATTTGCTGCATGCCCTGGATTACGTGCACAGCCAGGGGTTTTTGCACCTCGACCTCAAACCCGAGAACATTCTGCTTTCCGATGGGCGTCCTGTCCTGATTGATTTTGGGTCTGCGGTGCTGCACGGTGCCCAGAGTTCCAGAATTGTCACCCAAGGGTATTCTGCTCCAGAGCAATACAGCAAGGGCATGACCCTGGGCAGCCACACGGATTTTTATGCCCTGGGCGGGGTGGTGTTTTACCTGCTGACAGGCAGAATTCCGCCTTCTGCGCTGGTCAGGATGTCTGGGGAGGACCAGGACAGTGAGGATCTGGTCAGACAGCTGCCCCAGGACACCCCGGAAGAACTCAGGCAGGTGGTGGGCAGATGCATGGCTCTGTCCATTCCCAAACGCCCTGCCACGGCTTCTGAGTTGCTGCAGATTTTTGGGGTGCAGAGTAAATTGCAGCCTGCAAGCAGACCGTCCACGGAAAACCAGAGCAGGGAAGATGAGGCTTTCAAATTTGCCCTCAAGGCAGAAGAGCAGCAGGATTTTAAAGAAGCTGCGAAGCGTTATGAAGCTGCGGCCCGCAAGGGGCATCTGGAATCTGCTTACCGTCTGGGCAGGCTGTACCATCTGGGGAAAGGGGTGCCACAGGACTTCTACGAGGAGTTTCACTGGATGGGGGAGGCTGCTTCCAGAGGCCATGCCCTGGCGCAGTGTCAGATGGGATGGCTGTGTTTCTATGGCTGTGGGACCTTCAGAAGCATCAAGCAGTCCCTGGCCTGGTTCACCCGTGCGGCAGAGCAGGGCAACCTGGAAGCCCTCACCTGGCTGGGAAAACTGCACATTCTGGGCAGAGGGGTGCCAAAAGACGAGGACCAGGGCTTCAAATGGATCAAGCAGGCGGCTTTAAAAGAGCATCCAGAAGCAGAGTTTCAGATGGGCATGGCTTACCTGAATGGAATCTCGGTGAACCGGCATCCTTCCAGAGCGCTGTACTGGTTTGAGCGCGCCATGGAGCACGGTCATCTGGAGGCGTTGTACCAGCTGGGGAAAATGTACCGCACCGGGGAAGCCGGGGTGACCGATCTGATCCGCTCCAGAGAGTTTTTCCTGCGGGCTTTTGTGGGTGGGTTTCTGGAGGCCGAAAAAGAATTGTGA
- a CDS encoding C39 family peptidase gives MKWFWVGLMLTGAAFAAPEKVFLTGVRHEYQRLNNCGPVTLGMALSYYGSALTQYQIAPILKPNKADKNVSPDEMRNFVRKQGFKIHEGIAGNSGTLKSLLAAGYPVMVQTWMELPEEGGMGHYRLLLGFDDEAGVFRAYDSYMGTRVSHSYARFDQDWQVFNRTYLVVYPESKASDVKAILGPRMNGGWVLKKALQLAQQETSTDPRNAFAWFNLGSTLVKLHSPKAAIKAFDRSRNLGLPWRMFWYQFEPLEAYFETGRYSDVVSLSTDVLKHAPDHEEALYWRGRARYQLKQPNQARTDVQKALQYRPAFKEARDILKIWASRG, from the coding sequence ATGAAATGGTTCTGGGTGGGACTCATGCTGACTGGTGCTGCGTTTGCTGCTCCAGAAAAGGTTTTTTTGACCGGAGTGCGGCATGAATACCAGCGCCTGAACAACTGCGGCCCTGTGACCCTGGGGATGGCCCTCAGTTATTACGGCAGTGCCCTCACCCAGTACCAGATTGCTCCCATCCTCAAGCCCAACAAAGCAGACAAAAATGTCTCTCCAGACGAAATGCGGAATTTCGTACGCAAGCAGGGTTTCAAAATCCATGAGGGCATTGCTGGAAACTCTGGCACCCTGAAAAGCCTGCTGGCTGCAGGTTACCCGGTGATGGTTCAGACCTGGATGGAACTCCCCGAAGAAGGAGGCATGGGACATTACCGTCTGCTGCTTGGTTTTGATGATGAAGCAGGGGTGTTCAGGGCCTATGACTCGTATATGGGAACCAGAGTGAGCCACAGCTATGCCCGATTTGATCAGGATTGGCAGGTGTTCAACCGCACCTATCTGGTGGTCTATCCTGAAAGCAAAGCCAGCGATGTAAAAGCCATTCTGGGACCACGCATGAATGGTGGATGGGTGCTGAAAAAAGCCCTGCAGTTGGCCCAGCAGGAAACCTCAACAGATCCCAGAAATGCTTTTGCATGGTTCAACCTGGGCAGCACCCTGGTCAAACTGCACAGCCCAAAAGCCGCCATCAAAGCCTTTGATCGGTCCAGAAACCTGGGTTTGCCCTGGCGGATGTTCTGGTACCAGTTCGAACCGCTGGAGGCGTATTTTGAGACCGGTCGTTATTCAGATGTGGTTTCCCTCAGCACAGATGTGCTGAAACACGCCCCTGACCACGAGGAAGCCCTGTACTGGAGAGGCAGGGCCAGATACCAGCTGAAGCAGCCCAATCAGGCCAGAACCGATGTGCAAAAAGCCCTGCAATACCGTCCGGCTTTTAAAGAAGCCCGGGACATCCTGAAAATCTGGGCGTCCAGGGGGTAG
- a CDS encoding DUF6636 domain-containing protein gives MKILLSLMLALLGCSFAQNLQGFQTPSGNIHCMLFDSELRCDLGTITARVPPRPKDCELDWGNAFGMSLKGKAQRICHGDTVMNPNYPVLQYGKTWKKAGFVCTSLSSGLSCTNKDKHGWVLSKGRQVIF, from the coding sequence ATGAAAATTTTGCTGTCGCTGATGCTGGCTTTGCTGGGCTGCTCTTTTGCCCAGAACCTGCAAGGGTTCCAGACCCCTTCTGGCAACATCCACTGCATGCTCTTTGACAGTGAACTGCGTTGTGATCTGGGCACCATCACAGCCAGGGTGCCTCCCAGACCAAAAGACTGCGAATTGGACTGGGGAAATGCTTTTGGGATGTCCTTAAAAGGCAAAGCCCAGCGCATCTGCCATGGGGACACCGTGATGAATCCCAATTATCCCGTTTTGCAATATGGAAAAACCTGGAAGAAAGCAGGTTTTGTTTGCACCTCGCTGAGTTCTGGCCTCAGCTGCACCAACAAAGACAAACATGGATGGGTGCTTTCAAAGGGCAGGCAGGTGATTTTTTAG
- a CDS encoding sugar nucleotide-binding protein, with translation MKVLITGLKGTLGPVVARVFEQQRAEILSWDRSIVDPENTEATAQYLEALQTEAIVHLAMGSERWAAQLAGYAAKQHIPFVFTSSVMVFDDEPDGPHHPADPRTEKDGYGTYKVRCEDAILATNKNAIIARIGWQIDPSGEGNNMLAHLDQWQEREGKIEASTRWKPACSFMEDTAESLWNLLQTGKGGIYHLDANAQDAWTFDQVVLALKKKFDRAWEVVPLAGYQHDQRLAGHEGWIRRLSERI, from the coding sequence ATGAAAGTACTCATCACAGGTTTAAAAGGCACACTGGGCCCAGTGGTGGCCAGGGTGTTCGAGCAGCAGAGAGCAGAAATTCTGAGCTGGGACCGCAGCATTGTGGACCCTGAAAACACCGAAGCCACTGCTCAATACCTGGAAGCGCTTCAAACAGAGGCCATTGTGCATCTGGCCATGGGAAGTGAACGCTGGGCGGCACAACTGGCAGGTTATGCAGCAAAACAGCACATCCCTTTTGTGTTCACCAGTTCGGTGATGGTTTTTGATGATGAACCCGACGGTCCCCATCACCCTGCAGATCCCAGAACCGAAAAAGACGGCTACGGCACCTACAAAGTGCGCTGCGAAGATGCCATCCTGGCGACCAACAAAAATGCCATCATTGCCCGGATTGGCTGGCAAATTGATCCTTCCGGCGAAGGCAACAACATGCTGGCCCACCTGGACCAGTGGCAGGAACGGGAAGGCAAAATCGAGGCCAGCACGCGCTGGAAACCCGCCTGCTCCTTCATGGAGGACACTGCAGAAAGCCTGTGGAACCTGCTGCAAACAGGAAAAGGAGGCATCTACCACCTGGATGCCAACGCCCAGGATGCCTGGACCTTTGATCAGGTGGTGCTGGCCCTCAAAAAGAAATTTGACCGTGCCTGGGAGGTGGTGCCTTTGGCAGGCTATCAACACGATCAGCGTCTGGCAGGGCATGAAGGCTGGATTCGGAGGCTGTCAGAACGGATTTAA
- a CDS encoding NAD(P)/FAD-dependent oxidoreductase: MKTLILGAGYAGLATATKLKPTEGLDVKLIEQNPFHTFETRLHEAAAHNTQVTLPIAPLLRGTGVDLELAKVLSVDLDKKEVTTDKGQTLSYDALVIGLGSVTNFYRIPGLAEYASELKRLEDAEEIYAWINKAHLPTYTGSRNIVIGGAGLTGVELATEVAQRTDYLSKQLGTDKLTIYLVEAGPKILPVLEDDLRNKAMKTLLDYDIKVMTGHRVMKATEDTVTIQAEGQDPQVIPSGKTIWTGGIQAQDIVKGEKLQRGPANRIVVDASLRIAEYPEVFVVGDMALGKNQEGKPVPTTAQHAGQQGRTTGRNLMRLAKGRELVDYEPSTLGEFVSLGGLMAVGWMKLPWNQKLKLSGGLAHMMKKASEWRWRESIS, encoded by the coding sequence ATGAAGACATTGATCCTAGGTGCAGGTTATGCGGGACTTGCAACTGCCACCAAACTGAAGCCCACCGAGGGCTTAGACGTAAAGCTCATCGAGCAGAACCCCTTCCACACCTTTGAGACCCGTCTGCATGAAGCAGCCGCTCACAACACCCAGGTGACCCTGCCCATCGCGCCCCTGTTGCGCGGCACGGGTGTAGACCTGGAGCTTGCCAAAGTCCTCTCTGTGGACCTCGACAAGAAAGAAGTCACCACCGACAAAGGCCAGACCCTCTCTTACGACGCTCTGGTGATCGGTCTGGGCAGCGTGACCAACTTCTACCGCATTCCCGGCCTTGCTGAGTACGCCAGCGAACTGAAGCGCCTGGAAGACGCCGAAGAAATCTACGCCTGGATCAACAAAGCGCACCTTCCCACCTACACCGGAAGCCGCAACATCGTGATCGGCGGAGCGGGCCTCACCGGGGTGGAACTTGCCACCGAAGTGGCCCAGCGCACCGATTACCTCTCCAAGCAGCTCGGCACCGACAAGCTCACCATTTACCTGGTGGAAGCCGGTCCCAAGATCCTGCCTGTTCTGGAAGACGACCTGCGCAACAAAGCCATGAAAACCCTGCTGGACTACGACATCAAGGTCATGACCGGCCACCGCGTCATGAAAGCCACCGAAGACACCGTGACCATCCAGGCCGAAGGCCAGGACCCCCAGGTGATTCCTTCCGGCAAAACCATCTGGACCGGCGGCATTCAAGCCCAGGACATCGTGAAGGGCGAAAAACTCCAGCGTGGTCCCGCCAACCGCATTGTTGTAGATGCCAGCCTGCGCATCGCTGAATACCCCGAAGTCTTCGTGGTCGGCGACATGGCCCTCGGCAAAAACCAGGAAGGCAAACCCGTCCCCACCACTGCCCAGCACGCTGGACAGCAGGGCCGCACCACGGGCCGCAACCTGATGCGTCTGGCCAAAGGCCGCGAACTGGTGGACTACGAACCCAGCACCCTCGGTGAATTCGTGTCCCTGGGTGGTCTGATGGCTGTGGGCTGGATGAAACTCCCCTGGAACCAGAAGCTCAAGCTCTCTGGTGGCTTGGCCCACATGATGAAAAAAGCCAGTGAATGGCGCTGGCGGGAGAGCATTTCTTAA
- a CDS encoding LacI family DNA-binding transcriptional regulator gives MSKHTIQDVARKARVGVGTVSRVLNNHPSVRKSTRDKVLAAIEDLNYAPNPHARRIAGGRSYTVSVMLPMVSVEFYVRLVNAIEECLDENRFDMAIFPLLGRARIERYLNSNRIAYQADGIIMCTYDLGRLFPDGALPTEHPVVLVDNESEHYDSVFLDNYYGGYLVGEYAGRLGLPAYTMSLEDDPEGVFVSQVFVDRKRGFDDGVTSSNVQLVRDYPSGLHHQGGVQAAQKLLDEAVFPCTVFAAADVLAGSLIEEAGRRGLVVGRDIKVIGFDDQPWSQDMKLTTVHQPIEVMGRRAAEMLLERLSGYDGPPRKARFTPHLVERDSTLGEVLPAKYVAIAER, from the coding sequence ATGAGCAAACACACCATTCAGGATGTCGCACGGAAGGCCCGGGTAGGCGTAGGGACCGTAAGCCGTGTGCTGAACAACCACCCATCCGTTCGCAAAAGCACCCGGGACAAGGTTCTGGCGGCCATTGAAGACCTGAATTATGCACCCAACCCCCACGCCAGACGCATTGCTGGCGGGCGTTCTTACACGGTCAGTGTGATGCTGCCAATGGTCAGCGTGGAATTTTATGTGCGTCTGGTCAATGCCATTGAGGAATGCCTGGATGAAAACCGTTTTGACATGGCCATTTTTCCGCTGCTGGGCCGCGCCCGCATCGAGCGCTACCTGAACAGCAACCGCATCGCCTATCAGGCCGATGGGATTATCATGTGCACCTACGATCTGGGGCGGCTGTTCCCGGATGGAGCCCTCCCCACAGAACACCCGGTGGTGCTGGTAGACAACGAATCTGAGCACTATGATTCGGTGTTCCTGGACAACTATTACGGGGGGTACCTGGTCGGTGAGTACGCAGGCCGTCTGGGTCTTCCTGCTTACACCATGTCTCTGGAAGACGATCCCGAAGGCGTTTTTGTGTCCCAGGTCTTCGTGGACCGCAAACGGGGCTTCGACGATGGGGTCACCTCCAGCAATGTGCAACTGGTGCGGGATTACCCCAGCGGACTCCACCACCAGGGTGGGGTGCAGGCAGCCCAGAAACTGCTGGACGAGGCCGTTTTTCCCTGCACGGTTTTTGCCGCTGCAGACGTGCTGGCAGGCTCCCTGATTGAGGAGGCCGGGCGCAGGGGTCTGGTGGTGGGCCGGGACATCAAGGTGATTGGTTTCGATGACCAGCCCTGGTCCCAGGACATGAAACTGACCACCGTGCACCAGCCCATCGAGGTGATGGGTCGCCGTGCGGCAGAGATGCTGCTGGAAAGGCTCTCGGGTTATGATGGTCCTCCCAGAAAGGCCCGCTTTACACCTCACCTCGTGGAACGCGATTCCACCCTGGGTGAAGTGTTACCCGCCAAGTACGTGGCGATTGCCGAGAGATAG
- a CDS encoding HAD family hydrolase, whose protein sequence is MLKTLFFDIDDTLFDHYNSMQAAFERIYHQTPEFQTRPLPEMHALHKKVLEEVHDLYVIPRLMTLHEARKKRFEILLEQCGTTNGTLAERLKDDYRTTFLESRILLEGTEKLLADLKGKVKIGVISNNSIEEQTEKLQTLGIYDFIDVWVMSGEFGFGKPDPRIYQIALERAGCAAHEAMMIGDDHAKDVEAAQKAGIRAIWLNRFGHPAPSPDVTQITSLADLYALEELQGLLSATEPKR, encoded by the coding sequence ATGCTGAAGACCCTCTTTTTTGACATTGATGACACGCTCTTTGACCATTACAACAGCATGCAGGCCGCATTTGAACGCATTTACCACCAGACCCCGGAGTTCCAGACCCGCCCCCTCCCAGAAATGCACGCTCTGCACAAAAAAGTGCTGGAAGAGGTGCATGACCTTTATGTCATTCCCAGGCTCATGACTTTGCACGAAGCCCGCAAAAAACGTTTTGAAATTTTGCTGGAACAGTGTGGCACCACCAACGGCACCCTGGCAGAACGTCTGAAAGACGATTACCGCACCACTTTTCTGGAATCCCGCATCCTGCTGGAAGGCACCGAAAAATTGCTTGCTGACCTGAAGGGCAAAGTGAAAATCGGAGTGATTTCCAACAACAGCATAGAAGAGCAAACCGAAAAGCTCCAGACGCTGGGCATTTACGACTTCATTGATGTGTGGGTGATGTCCGGTGAATTCGGATTTGGCAAGCCCGATCCCAGAATTTACCAGATTGCCCTGGAACGTGCAGGTTGTGCTGCACACGAAGCCATGATGATCGGGGACGACCATGCAAAAGATGTGGAGGCCGCCCAGAAAGCAGGCATCCGTGCCATCTGGCTCAACCGTTTTGGACACCCTGCACCATCCCCAGATGTGACACAGATCACCAGCCTTGCAGACCTGTATGCTCTGGAAGAATTGCAGGGACTCCTGTCTGCAACTGAACCCAAGAGGTGA
- a CDS encoding valine--tRNA ligase produces MKELSKSYDPRAIEPRWVSKWGDEPFRADATSGKPPFTIVIPPPNVTGNLHLGHALDNTLIDTLIRYKRMAGFEALFLPGTDHAGISTQWVVTKQLAVEGVNRFDLGREKFLEKVWEWKAQSGGQIVNQLKTLGVSCDWTRERFTMDEGLSRAVRQQFIQLFHEGLAYRGERIVNWDPVGQTTLSDLEVKREVKKGKMYTLSYKLEDSTLAASNGEAGEIRIATVRPETIFADQAIAVHPEDERFQHLVGKKARIPLTDRYIPIIADEAVEREFGVGALKITPAHDPTDFEIGERHNLERPSVIDWNGNLTSDLVPETYRGTERFAARKAVVKDLTENGDLIEEKDHETALGIAERTGVAVEPMISKQWFVRMESMAQSVLQGLDKGEITLYPERYTKVNKDWLENIRDWCISRQLWWGHQIPVWYDADGNLYVPSLEHPDLDCDQDPQYAHLNLRRDPDVFDTWFSSNLWPFSTLGWPDTADEDFQKFYPTQVLVTGYDILFFWVARMQMAGYKFTGKAPFSKVLLHGLYLDSKGQKMSKSKGNGIDPLELFAKYGVDACRFAFSYLATGGQDIKHDDRRFEQGKVFANKLWNASRFVMMNLDNPEIEQTDTGLTLADRWILSRYNETVKEVTLALDEMDIAAAVRLAYSFTWDEFCDWYIEASKPSLRSGNKQTQETIKFVLEGILKLLHPFMPFITSEIYEALDHKRQIAVHSWPKFDPARFDAEATQAFDYLRSAVSSARSLKNELGLAPQDKVQVSISGEGLDTIKANAYVVEGIARVELVDSIAGKVLSQVVPGVIVSAPVEGTVEIGEWIVRQKKRLQETEKQIKQAQGKLNNAGFVANAPQEVIEEERRRVAEFSAQKDRLTDVIAQFE; encoded by the coding sequence ATGAAAGAACTGTCCAAGTCTTACGATCCCAGAGCCATTGAGCCTCGCTGGGTCAGCAAATGGGGCGATGAGCCTTTCCGCGCAGATGCCACCAGCGGCAAACCCCCCTTCACCATCGTGATTCCTCCACCCAATGTCACCGGGAATTTGCACCTGGGGCATGCGCTGGACAACACCCTGATCGACACCCTGATCCGTTACAAGCGCATGGCGGGTTTTGAAGCCCTGTTCCTGCCCGGAACCGACCACGCCGGAATTTCCACCCAGTGGGTGGTCACCAAGCAACTGGCAGTGGAGGGCGTCAACCGTTTTGACCTGGGCCGCGAAAAATTCCTGGAGAAAGTCTGGGAGTGGAAAGCCCAGTCTGGCGGCCAGATCGTCAACCAGTTGAAAACGCTGGGGGTGTCCTGTGACTGGACCCGCGAGCGTTTCACCATGGATGAAGGGCTGTCCAGGGCCGTGCGCCAGCAGTTCATTCAATTGTTCCATGAAGGGCTGGCTTACCGCGGAGAGCGCATCGTCAACTGGGATCCCGTTGGACAGACCACCCTCTCTGACCTTGAGGTGAAACGCGAGGTCAAGAAAGGGAAGATGTACACGCTGTCCTACAAACTGGAAGACAGCACCCTGGCAGCAAGCAACGGTGAAGCCGGAGAAATCCGCATTGCCACCGTGCGTCCCGAAACCATCTTTGCGGATCAGGCCATCGCCGTGCACCCCGAAGATGAACGTTTTCAGCACCTGGTGGGCAAAAAAGCCCGAATCCCCCTCACCGACCGTTACATCCCCATCATTGCCGATGAAGCCGTGGAGCGGGAATTCGGGGTGGGTGCCCTGAAAATCACCCCGGCCCATGACCCCACCGACTTTGAGATCGGGGAGCGCCACAACCTGGAGCGTCCCAGTGTGATTGACTGGAACGGCAACCTGACCAGCGATCTGGTCCCGGAAACCTACCGGGGCACAGAGCGTTTTGCTGCCCGCAAAGCCGTGGTGAAAGACCTCACCGAAAATGGCGACCTGATCGAGGAGAAAGACCACGAGACTGCACTGGGCATTGCAGAACGCACTGGCGTTGCTGTGGAGCCCATGATCAGCAAGCAGTGGTTCGTGCGCATGGAAAGCATGGCCCAGTCCGTGCTGCAGGGCCTGGACAAGGGGGAAATCACCCTTTACCCCGAGCGCTACACCAAAGTGAACAAAGACTGGCTGGAAAACATCCGCGACTGGTGCATTTCCCGTCAGCTGTGGTGGGGCCATCAGATTCCCGTCTGGTATGACGCAGACGGCAACCTTTACGTGCCTTCCCTGGAACACCCTGATCTGGATTGCGATCAGGACCCCCAGTATGCCCACCTCAATTTGAGGCGCGACCCGGACGTGTTTGACACCTGGTTCAGCAGCAACCTGTGGCCTTTCTCCACGCTGGGTTGGCCAGACACCGCAGACGAGGACTTCCAGAAGTTTTACCCCACCCAGGTGCTGGTGACGGGCTATGACATCCTGTTCTTCTGGGTGGCCCGCATGCAGATGGCCGGGTACAAATTCACCGGAAAAGCCCCCTTCAGCAAGGTGCTCCTGCACGGTCTGTACCTGGATTCCAAGGGCCAGAAGATGTCCAAATCCAAAGGCAACGGCATTGACCCTCTGGAGCTCTTTGCAAAATACGGGGTGGATGCCTGCCGATTCGCCTTCTCCTACCTTGCCACGGGTGGGCAGGACATCAAGCACGATGACCGCCGTTTCGAGCAGGGCAAGGTCTTCGCCAACAAGCTCTGGAACGCCTCCCGCTTTGTGATGATGAACCTGGACAACCCGGAGATCGAGCAAACCGACACCGGCCTCACCCTGGCAGACCGCTGGATCCTCTCCAGATACAACGAAACCGTCAAAGAAGTGACCCTGGCCCTGGACGAGATGGACATTGCTGCTGCAGTGCGCCTCGCCTACAGCTTCACCTGGGATGAATTCTGTGACTGGTACATCGAGGCCTCCAAGCCATCCCTCAGAAGCGGCAACAAACAAACCCAGGAGACCATCAAGTTTGTGCTGGAAGGCATCCTGAAATTGCTGCACCCCTTTATGCCTTTCATCACCTCAGAGATTTACGAGGCACTGGACCACAAACGCCAGATTGCTGTGCACTCCTGGCCCAAATTTGACCCTGCCCGTTTTGATGCAGAAGCCACACAGGCTTTTGATTACCTGCGCAGCGCCGTTTCCAGTGCCCGCAGCCTGAAAAACGAACTGGGTCTGGCCCCCCAGGACAAAGTGCAGGTCAGCATCAGCGGTGAAGGCCTGGACACCATCAAAGCCAACGCCTACGTGGTGGAAGGCATTGCTCGCGTTGAACTGGTGGACAGCATCGCTGGCAAAGTCCTCAGCCAGGTGGTCCCAGGCGTGATCGTGAGCGCCCCGGTGGAAGGCACCGTGGAAATTGGCGAATGGATCGTTCGCCAGAAGAAGCGCCTGCAGGAAACTGAAAAACAGATCAAGCAGGCCCAGGGCAAGCTGAACAACGCTGGCTTTGTGGCCAACGCTCCCCAGGAGGTGATTGAAGAGGAACGCCGCCGGGTTGCGGAATTCTCTGCCCAGAAAGACCGCCTGACGGATGTGATTGCCCAGTTTGAGTGA